DNA sequence from the Streptomyces tsukubensis genome:
CCGACACATACCGCGAAAGAGATCTGCCATGACCCAACGCACTTCGCTTGTTCCCACGTTCTCCGTGATCGACGGCCCCGTCCCCGACCCTTACCGGGACAAGGTCGTGTACACCTACAACGACTCCCCCGAGCTGTGGCGCAGGGCGCTGGGCGACACCCTGCTGTTCGAATGGGGCGACTACGAGGACACCACCCGCCTCCTGTCGCCGGGAGAAGCCGGCGTGCGCTTCTTCGACCGCCAACTCGACCTGGCCGGGCTGCTCACCGGCCCCCGACCGCGTATCCGCCGGATACTGGACCTCGGCTGCGGCTGGGGTTTCATCAGCTACCTCTTGGCCCGTCGATTCCACGAGTGCGACCGCATAGACGCGATCAACATCAGCCCCACCCAACTGGACTACTGCGCCCGGTTCCTGGCCGACCACCGCCTCGCCGAGCGGGTGCGGCTGTTCCTGTGCGACGGCCGGGACGTGGACCTGCTGCCCGACCCCCACCTGCCCTACGACCTGGTCGTGGTGCGCGGCGTGTACACCCACTTCCGCGACGACGCCTACGAGGCGTCCGTGGCGGCCCTGTCGCGACGGATGCGCCCGGGCGCGATCCTCGTCATCTCGGACACCCTGTTCAAACAGGGCCCCGGCACCTACACGTCTGCGATCCCCGACATGGTCGACCGGCTCGCCTGCGGCAACCGCAAGAGCCCGGAGTACTTCGCCTCGGTCCTGGAACGCCACGGGTTCAGCATCGCCGACATGCGCGTCCTGCCGCGCAACGAGGACGTCATCCACTGGTTCCGCGACGTGAAGTCCAACATCGAGACACACTTCCCGCACGGCCTCTCCGGCCCATTGGAGGAACTGCGGGTGATGGCCGACAACATGTCCGACGCCCTCGCCCGGGACAAGGTCTCCGCCTACAGCGTCATCGCCCGTCGCACGGCGTGACGCCCGGCGAACCCCGAACCGACGCGTCTTCTCGGCGCCGCGGCGAGGGCACACGACCGCGCCCCGCGCCCCCCGCCGCCACGAGCCCCCGCACCCCAGGGAAGGAAGTCGTCATGAGCGATCCTACGGATCTGCTCCACATCCCCGCCGTGTACTGCCCGGGTACGCCGACACCCCACCCGTTGACCCGCGAGGCCGAACAACGGTCGATCGCCTACATGGACAAGTACCAGCTGTTCTGGGACGAGGCCCAACGGGAACGCCTG
Encoded proteins:
- a CDS encoding SAM-dependent methyltransferase, producing the protein MTQRTSLVPTFSVIDGPVPDPYRDKVVYTYNDSPELWRRALGDTLLFEWGDYEDTTRLLSPGEAGVRFFDRQLDLAGLLTGPRPRIRRILDLGCGWGFISYLLARRFHECDRIDAINISPTQLDYCARFLADHRLAERVRLFLCDGRDVDLLPDPHLPYDLVVVRGVYTHFRDDAYEASVAALSRRMRPGAILVISDTLFKQGPGTYTSAIPDMVDRLACGNRKSPEYFASVLERHGFSIADMRVLPRNEDVIHWFRDVKSNIETHFPHGLSGPLEELRVMADNMSDALARDKVSAYSVIARRTA